In Xiphophorus couchianus chromosome 8, X_couchianus-1.0, whole genome shotgun sequence, the following proteins share a genomic window:
- the xrcc4 gene encoding DNA repair protein XRCC4 isoform X2: protein MNTSVREIHLSSQADFSYFLRVDWEGRGLGFGFKLLLTDGQKAWRGKVSEAVVNEEAEELEMAKEKYIQDLQQALTEPELSASYCFTLKPHPPTSSCTVTLTYEKMQKGISFKLGSVLLDAVEEPAEAVRAVLIHTLQQGNKLQQHNHKLKEENQRLIQEHQYITEKLKHYADGVETLKAELYSRFVLLLNEKKTKIRSLQEALTKLQERRNSEEQKNKNSAKSDQTADHNSEADEYGGSTDEELKEEQSTGTSHPSSKDSATPSPLNLRDITDVAPCRKRRFRHLGPPELAVKKQDPEAAQKKRADSSAASHQLQTPQRSVDATEAASAGPSEAEDLFDDF from the exons ATGAACACATCAGTGCGTGAAATCCACCTCTCCTCTCAGGCTGACTTTTCCTACTTTCTAAGAGTGGACTGGGAGGGGCGGGGCTTAGGCTTCGGCTTCAAGTTGCTTttgacagatggacagaaggcATGGAGAGGAAAGG TGAGTGAGGCGGTGGTGAATGAAGAGGCAGAGGAACTGGAGATGGCGAAGGAGAAGTACATCCAGGACCTCCAGCAGGCTCTAACAGAGCCAGAACTCTCTGCCTCCTACTGCTTCACCCTGAAGCCACACCCACCCACCAGTAGCTGCACTGTGACTCTGACATATGAGAAAATGCAGAAGGGCATATCT TTCAAACTTGGCTCTGTCTTGCTGGATGCTGTCGAGGAGCCAGCTGAGGCGGTGAGAGCGGTGCTGATACACACACTGCAGCAAggaaacaaactgcagcaacaTAACCACAAACTGAAGGAGGAGAACCAGAGGCTGATACAGGAACACCAATACATCACTGAAAA GCTGAAGCACTACGCTGACGGTGTAGAGACCCTGAAGGCAGAGCTGTACTCTCGGTTCGTCCTGCTCCTcaatgagaagaaaacaaagattcGCAGTCTGCAGGAAGCTTTGACAAAGCTGCAGGAAAGAAG GAAttctgaagaacaaaaaaacaagaattctGCTAAATCAGATCAAACTGCAGATCACAACAGCGAGGCTGATGAATATGGAGGCAGTACTGACGAAGAGCTGAAGGAAGAGCAATCAACAGGAACTTCTCATCCGTCATCTAAAG ATTCTGCTACTCCGAGCCCTCTGAACCTCCGCGACATCACCGATGTTGCTCCTTGTCGCAAGCGTCGTTTCCGCCATCTTGGTCCTCCAGAGCTTGCTGTGAAAAAGCAGGACCCAGAGGCGGCACAGAAGAAAAG GGCGGACTCCTCTGCAGCATCCCATCAGCTGCAGACTCCCCAACGCTCTGTAGATGCTACGGAAGCAGCTTCAGCAGGACCTTCAGAAGCTGAAGACCTATTTGATGATTTTTGA
- the xrcc4 gene encoding DNA repair protein XRCC4 isoform X1: MLMAFEKREKPNIAPSDGMNTSVREIHLSSQADFSYFLRVDWEGRGLGFGFKLLLTDGQKAWRGKVSEAVVNEEAEELEMAKEKYIQDLQQALTEPELSASYCFTLKPHPPTSSCTVTLTYEKMQKGISFKLGSVLLDAVEEPAEAVRAVLIHTLQQGNKLQQHNHKLKEENQRLIQEHQYITEKLKHYADGVETLKAELYSRFVLLLNEKKTKIRSLQEALTKLQERRNSEEQKNKNSAKSDQTADHNSEADEYGGSTDEELKEEQSTGTSHPSSKDSATPSPLNLRDITDVAPCRKRRFRHLGPPELAVKKQDPEAAQKKRADSSAASHQLQTPQRSVDATEAASAGPSEAEDLFDDF, encoded by the exons ATGTTGATGGCTTttgagaagagagaaaaacctAATATTGCTCCCAGTGACG gGATGAACACATCAGTGCGTGAAATCCACCTCTCCTCTCAGGCTGACTTTTCCTACTTTCTAAGAGTGGACTGGGAGGGGCGGGGCTTAGGCTTCGGCTTCAAGTTGCTTttgacagatggacagaaggcATGGAGAGGAAAGG TGAGTGAGGCGGTGGTGAATGAAGAGGCAGAGGAACTGGAGATGGCGAAGGAGAAGTACATCCAGGACCTCCAGCAGGCTCTAACAGAGCCAGAACTCTCTGCCTCCTACTGCTTCACCCTGAAGCCACACCCACCCACCAGTAGCTGCACTGTGACTCTGACATATGAGAAAATGCAGAAGGGCATATCT TTCAAACTTGGCTCTGTCTTGCTGGATGCTGTCGAGGAGCCAGCTGAGGCGGTGAGAGCGGTGCTGATACACACACTGCAGCAAggaaacaaactgcagcaacaTAACCACAAACTGAAGGAGGAGAACCAGAGGCTGATACAGGAACACCAATACATCACTGAAAA GCTGAAGCACTACGCTGACGGTGTAGAGACCCTGAAGGCAGAGCTGTACTCTCGGTTCGTCCTGCTCCTcaatgagaagaaaacaaagattcGCAGTCTGCAGGAAGCTTTGACAAAGCTGCAGGAAAGAAG GAAttctgaagaacaaaaaaacaagaattctGCTAAATCAGATCAAACTGCAGATCACAACAGCGAGGCTGATGAATATGGAGGCAGTACTGACGAAGAGCTGAAGGAAGAGCAATCAACAGGAACTTCTCATCCGTCATCTAAAG ATTCTGCTACTCCGAGCCCTCTGAACCTCCGCGACATCACCGATGTTGCTCCTTGTCGCAAGCGTCGTTTCCGCCATCTTGGTCCTCCAGAGCTTGCTGTGAAAAAGCAGGACCCAGAGGCGGCACAGAAGAAAAG GGCGGACTCCTCTGCAGCATCCCATCAGCTGCAGACTCCCCAACGCTCTGTAGATGCTACGGAAGCAGCTTCAGCAGGACCTTCAGAAGCTGAAGACCTATTTGATGATTTTTGA
- the zcchc9 gene encoding zinc finger CCHC domain-containing protein 9 produces the protein MTRWARANNVHKHKPAEATPWNQLRSAGRRKDGGVPSQTDPLRKTCASAERKPNRKKKEYTSEDVNGFLDYLKQSGQGGGREAETELRETVEVALKKDRRREDRRVKRQKDKKSKMVCFNCRKPGHGLADCPEADRDEEMGRGICFRCGSTEHEIQRCRAKVDPALGEYPYAKCFICGQTGHLSRSCPDNPKGLYAQGGCCRVCGSVEHFQKDCPEHQAATNSMTLGWLSNNMSADLEDVHVPVKKAKPKQAKVITF, from the exons ATGACGAGGTGGGCGAGAGCCAACAAcgtccacaaacacaaaccagcCGAGGCGACTCCCTGGAATCAGCTCAGGTCAGCCGGAAGAAGAAAAGACGGAGGTGTGCCGTCTCAGACGGACCCTCTGAGAAAGACCTGCGCTTCTGCCGAGAGGAAGCCCAACCGCAAGAAGAAAGAGTACACCAGCGAGGACGTAAACGGGTTCCTGGATTACCTGAAGCAGAGCGGTCAGGGCGGAGGCAGGGAGGCGGAGACGGAGCTCAGGGAGACGGTGGAGGTGGCCCTGAAGAAAGACAGGAGGAGGGAAGACAGGAGGGTGAAGAGGCAGAAGGACAAGAAGAGTAAGATG gtGTGCTTTAACTGCAGGAAGCCAGGTCACGGTCTGGCCGACTGTCCAGAAGCCGACAGAGACGAGGAAATGGGCCGCGGCATCTGCTTCCGCTGCGGCTCCACAGAGCACGAGATCCAGAGGTGCCGAGCCAAAGTGGACCCAGCACTGG GTGAATACCCGTATGCTAAATGCTTCATCTGTGGTCAGACTGGACACTTGTCACGCTCCTGCCCTGACAATCCCAAAGGGCTCTATGCTcaag GCGGCTGCTGTCGTGTTTGTGGTTCTGTGGAACATTTCCAGAAGGATTGTCCGGAGCACCAGGCAGCAA CTAACTCCATGACTCTGGGCTGGTTGTCCAACAACATGAGCGCAGACCTGGAGGACGTTCACGTTCCAGTGAAGAAAGCCAAACCCAAGCAGGCCAAAGTGATAACCTTCTGA